The Streptomyces cadmiisoli genome has a segment encoding these proteins:
- a CDS encoding RHS repeat-associated core domain-containing protein, which produces MPSFRRRTSTADSTGNPTRLQARVALTAAFALLPGLLSPLTALAQEAEPLGRPDAPEQVSAKMVPLKPKQTATSRLIARQEAAGKKTAQRALREQDATVSWPAPATTTLTTPAWGTANATVGSLPVSLAAPAAKTARGNKAATSVKVSVLSRKQTKALGIKGVALTVTAPRTGATADLTIDYSAFANAYGGDWAGRLQVLRLPECALTQPGQASCRDSTPVTYSNDREDNKLRADLTFNTTSPASPAAKSGTSQAPRLSERSAKTADGQTLVLALAAATKSGGGDYKATPLSASSTWQAGGSSGTFTWSYPIKTPPAAAGPRPDLALSYDSGSVDGRTANTNNQGSQIGEGFDLTSSFIERKYGSCEDDEQADKYDLCWKYDNASLVLNGKATELVKDDTNGKWRLKDDDASLVTHSTGADNPDDGDPVSGGNGDGKGEYWTVITGTGTKYVFGLNKLDGAGSERTNSVWTVPVFGDDSGEPGYSSGTSLSGRAKTQAWRWNLDYVEDTHGNAMSYWYTAEANNYDTLGDDSTGTPYTRGGHLTKILYGQRAGALFSGTPAASNKVTFTYDERCIRTDDGCDSLTESTSAHWPDVPFDALCKDGDKCTGNVGPSFFTRKRLTGITTHAWNAARTPSADFEPVDSWQLTHQYLDPGETGDSHDQSLWLKSIQHTGEHGTPITTDPVTLTSEFLTNRVDGESDNILPLAKPRLTGITTETGAKIAVNYAEAECVAGQTRPRPDQNTSTCYPVYWKPNGGSVDPIRDWFQKYPVTAVDTTDEQGASGTIAQTYEYSGGGAWHYNDDPMTPQKERTWSIWRGFAKVTHYTGPSDGTRSKTVTVYMRGMHGDRLLKADGTTLDPDARRTAQATGVKAAAITDLDQYAGFTRESVTYNGTNEVAGTINDPWSRKTATQHKSYADIEAYYVRTGATHTRTNITSGSQPVDRTRTTATTYDDYGMPQTVEDKGDNAVTGDETCTRTWYARNDTGLTSLASRTRTTAKVCATADSALDLPADATKAGDVISDTAITYDATTAWTADQTPTRGEPKWTGRASAYNASDQPTWQKLTTTTFDTLGRPLVVKDTNDTQTSRTVYAPLATGPLTGTTVYDAKDYDTKTVIDFATGAATKITDPNAKVTQTTYDSLGRVTQLWLPNRLPIATPNYKYAYHLSNDSPSWVSTSTLTPTASGYNTSYTIYDSLLRARQTQSPSPSGGRIVTLAQYDTRGLASSTLSDIWDASNAPSGDPATVEGAQAPMQVDTTYDAAARPVTSQTKVKGVHRWTTTTVHQGDRVIQTAPTGGQATATLTNALGQTTETRQYASPTATGSYNHTRYTYTPAGQQKTITAHDNSVWSYTHDLFGRQTSATDPDKGTTTTGFTNLDQVDWTQDAENRKLIHAYDVLGRKTDMWQTDKTVAANKLAHWDYDQIAKGQQDTATRYVNDPSGQAAYVQKVTKFDNLYNATNSQLTLPASDPLVTAGVGPTLAFTATYNAANQLSGIGHPAVAGLASEGITNAFDTLGNPKTVNGTTGYLLGAAYSELGDPTTLTVGKDSTSSAKKAYLNYRYETGTRRLTKSYVTDDTHGYMPQDLTFTRDDAGNVNSVSDASTLGGTSQSDNQCFTYDGYSRLTEAWTPKTPDCASTGRTTANLGGAAPYWTSYTYTTAGQRNTETHHLTTGDQTTTYAYGTPTGQPHPLDRTTGAKNATYSYDKTGNTTGRPGATGTQTLTWNSEGKLASLTEQTKQTNYLYDANGSLLIRRATGDGDTVLYLGDTEVRLTTQGSTKTLTGTRYYSAGGQTIAVRTAAAGTTKLSFLATDPHGTATVALDATTWAITKRYTTPFGAARGTAPSSWPDDKRFLGKPADDATGLTHIGAREYDPGIGQFLSVDPILATGAPQSLNGYSYASNSPITNADPTGLCAHLDCPTRPSPDHQNTTPGHVPGKPTKSANTVYAENGESYNSSHDSSSSGTAQGGTKGLKIGPSDTAGGCGSWGFLSAVCNDVGETFYGAISNVPYTAELAGWLFDGDCRNGGAGSPGCDYGAQFDNWIASHGYDISSDPYQVPSAVAAIFGMRHGGLRHGPKGIRLDRHGRLTNGKYTVENELMAKHLPGREAVAGRSVFLKGVDAEKATLDAAAYADKHDLWTGDARQKAKVYVENGPVGVVGRTGELTSYINVYRKIPKQGVTIVHGSPGGAP; this is translated from the coding sequence ATGCCGTCGTTCCGCCGCCGTACTTCCACCGCTGATTCCACTGGGAATCCGACTCGCTTGCAGGCCCGCGTCGCGCTGACCGCTGCGTTCGCCCTCCTTCCAGGGCTGCTCTCACCCCTGACCGCGCTGGCTCAGGAAGCGGAGCCGCTGGGCCGTCCCGATGCACCCGAGCAGGTATCGGCCAAGATGGTCCCGCTGAAGCCGAAGCAGACAGCGACCTCGCGCCTGATCGCCCGCCAGGAAGCCGCCGGCAAGAAGACAGCACAACGGGCCCTGCGCGAGCAGGACGCCACCGTGTCCTGGCCTGCCCCCGCGACGACCACCCTGACCACCCCCGCCTGGGGCACTGCCAACGCCACGGTGGGATCCCTGCCCGTCTCCCTCGCCGCGCCCGCCGCGAAGACGGCACGGGGCAACAAGGCAGCAACGTCGGTCAAGGTGTCCGTGCTCAGCCGGAAACAGACAAAAGCCCTCGGCATCAAGGGCGTCGCCCTGACCGTGACGGCCCCGCGGACCGGCGCAACAGCCGATCTCACCATCGACTACTCCGCCTTCGCCAACGCCTACGGCGGCGACTGGGCCGGCCGCCTGCAGGTGCTGCGCCTGCCCGAATGCGCGCTCACCCAGCCCGGCCAGGCCTCCTGCCGCGACTCGACACCCGTCACGTACAGCAACGACCGTGAGGACAACAAGCTCCGCGCGGACCTGACCTTCAACACCACTTCCCCCGCATCACCGGCGGCGAAATCAGGCACGTCGCAGGCCCCGCGGTTGTCCGAGCGGTCGGCGAAGACGGCCGACGGGCAGACCCTGGTCCTTGCCCTCGCGGCGGCTACCAAGTCCGGCGGCGGTGACTACAAGGCCACACCGCTGTCGGCTTCCTCGACCTGGCAGGCGGGCGGCTCTTCCGGCACCTTCACCTGGAGTTACCCGATCAAGACGCCACCGGCCGCCGCCGGTCCCCGACCCGACCTCGCCCTCTCCTACGACTCCGGCAGCGTGGACGGGCGTACCGCCAACACGAACAACCAGGGCAGCCAGATCGGTGAAGGCTTCGACCTGACGTCGTCGTTCATCGAGCGCAAGTACGGCTCCTGCGAGGACGACGAACAGGCGGACAAGTACGACCTGTGCTGGAAGTACGACAACGCCTCCCTCGTCCTCAACGGCAAGGCCACCGAACTGGTCAAGGACGACACCAACGGCAAGTGGCGGCTCAAGGACGACGACGCCTCCCTCGTCACCCACTCCACCGGCGCCGACAACCCCGACGACGGCGACCCGGTCTCCGGCGGCAACGGCGACGGCAAGGGCGAGTACTGGACCGTCATCACCGGCACAGGCACCAAATACGTCTTCGGCCTCAACAAGCTCGACGGCGCGGGCAGCGAACGCACCAACAGCGTCTGGACCGTCCCCGTCTTCGGCGACGACAGCGGCGAGCCGGGCTACAGCAGCGGCACCTCGCTCAGCGGACGCGCCAAGACACAGGCCTGGCGGTGGAACCTCGACTACGTCGAGGACACCCACGGCAACGCCATGAGCTACTGGTACACCGCCGAAGCCAACAACTACGACACGCTCGGCGACGACTCCACCGGCACGCCGTACACCCGCGGCGGACACCTCACCAAAATCCTCTACGGCCAGCGTGCCGGCGCCCTGTTCTCCGGGACCCCGGCGGCCTCCAACAAGGTCACCTTCACCTACGACGAGCGCTGCATCCGCACCGACGACGGCTGCGACTCGCTGACCGAATCGACCAGCGCGCACTGGCCCGACGTACCCTTCGACGCCCTCTGCAAGGACGGCGACAAATGCACCGGCAACGTCGGCCCCAGCTTCTTCACCCGCAAACGCCTCACCGGCATCACCACACACGCCTGGAACGCGGCCCGCACCCCCAGCGCCGACTTCGAGCCCGTCGACTCCTGGCAGCTCACCCACCAGTACCTCGACCCGGGCGAGACCGGCGATTCCCACGACCAGTCCCTGTGGCTGAAGTCCATCCAGCACACCGGCGAGCACGGCACCCCGATCACCACCGACCCCGTCACCCTGACCAGCGAATTCCTCACCAACCGCGTCGACGGTGAGAGCGACAACATCCTGCCCCTGGCCAAGCCGCGCCTGACCGGCATCACCACCGAGACCGGCGCAAAGATCGCCGTCAACTACGCCGAAGCCGAGTGCGTCGCCGGACAGACCAGACCCCGCCCCGACCAGAACACCAGCACCTGCTACCCCGTCTACTGGAAGCCCAACGGCGGAAGCGTCGACCCGATTAGGGACTGGTTCCAGAAATACCCCGTCACTGCCGTCGACACCACCGACGAACAGGGCGCCTCCGGGACCATCGCCCAGACCTACGAGTACTCCGGCGGCGGAGCCTGGCACTACAACGACGACCCCATGACCCCGCAGAAGGAACGCACCTGGTCCATCTGGCGCGGCTTCGCCAAGGTCACCCACTACACCGGGCCCAGCGACGGCACCCGCAGCAAGACCGTCACCGTCTACATGCGCGGCATGCACGGCGACCGCCTCCTCAAAGCCGACGGCACAACCCTCGACCCCGACGCCCGCAGAACCGCCCAGGCGACGGGCGTCAAAGCGGCAGCCATCACCGACTTGGACCAGTACGCCGGCTTCACCCGCGAGTCCGTCACCTACAACGGCACCAACGAAGTCGCCGGCACCATCAACGACCCCTGGTCCCGCAAAACCGCCACCCAGCACAAGTCCTACGCCGACATCGAGGCGTACTACGTCCGCACCGGCGCCACCCACACCCGCACCAACATCACCAGCGGCAGCCAGCCCGTCGACCGCACCCGCACCACCGCCACCACCTACGACGACTACGGCATGCCGCAAACCGTCGAAGACAAGGGCGACAACGCCGTCACCGGCGACGAAACCTGCACCCGCACCTGGTACGCCCGCAACGACACAGGCCTGACCTCACTGGCCTCCCGCACCCGCACCACCGCCAAGGTCTGCGCCACCGCCGACAGCGCCCTCGACCTCCCGGCCGACGCCACCAAGGCCGGCGACGTCATCTCCGACACCGCCATCACCTACGACGCAACAACCGCCTGGACCGCCGACCAGACACCCACCCGAGGCGAACCCAAGTGGACCGGCCGCGCCAGCGCCTACAACGCAAGCGACCAGCCAACCTGGCAGAAACTCACCACCACCACCTTCGACACCCTCGGCAGACCGCTGGTCGTCAAGGACACCAACGACACCCAGACCAGCAGGACCGTCTACGCCCCGCTGGCGACAGGCCCGCTCACCGGCACCACGGTCTACGACGCCAAGGACTACGACACCAAGACCGTCATCGACTTCGCCACCGGCGCAGCCACCAAGATCACCGACCCCAACGCGAAGGTCACCCAGACCACCTACGACAGCCTCGGACGCGTCACCCAGCTCTGGCTGCCCAACCGGCTGCCCATCGCCACACCCAACTACAAATACGCCTACCACCTGTCCAACGACTCCCCGTCCTGGGTCTCCACCAGCACCCTGACCCCCACAGCCTCCGGCTACAACACCAGCTACACCATCTACGACTCACTACTGCGAGCCAGGCAGACACAGTCCCCGTCCCCGTCCGGCGGCCGCATCGTCACCCTGGCCCAGTACGACACCCGCGGCCTGGCCAGCTCCACCCTCTCGGACATCTGGGACGCCAGCAACGCGCCGTCCGGCGACCCGGCCACCGTCGAAGGCGCACAGGCCCCCATGCAGGTGGACACCACCTACGACGCAGCGGCCCGCCCGGTCACCAGCCAGACCAAGGTCAAGGGCGTCCACCGCTGGACGACCACGACCGTCCACCAGGGCGACCGCGTCATCCAGACGGCGCCCACCGGAGGCCAGGCCACCGCGACCCTGACCAACGCCCTGGGCCAGACGACCGAGACCCGCCAGTACGCAAGCCCCACCGCCACCGGGTCCTACAACCACACCCGCTACACCTACACCCCGGCCGGCCAGCAGAAGACCATCACCGCCCACGACAACAGCGTCTGGTCCTACACCCACGACCTGTTCGGCCGCCAGACCAGCGCGACCGACCCCGACAAGGGCACCACGACCACCGGCTTCACCAACCTCGACCAGGTCGACTGGACCCAGGACGCGGAAAACCGCAAGCTCATCCACGCCTACGACGTACTCGGCCGCAAGACCGACATGTGGCAGACCGACAAGACCGTCGCCGCGAACAAACTGGCGCACTGGGACTACGACCAGATCGCCAAGGGCCAGCAGGACACCGCCACCCGGTACGTCAACGACCCCAGCGGGCAGGCAGCCTACGTCCAAAAGGTCACCAAGTTCGACAACCTCTACAACGCCACCAACAGCCAGCTGACCCTGCCGGCCAGCGATCCGCTGGTCACCGCGGGTGTCGGTCCGACCCTGGCCTTCACCGCGACTTATAACGCCGCCAACCAGCTTTCCGGCATCGGGCATCCAGCCGTTGCCGGCCTCGCCTCGGAAGGCATCACCAACGCCTTCGACACCCTCGGCAACCCGAAAACCGTCAACGGCACCACCGGGTACCTCCTGGGCGCCGCCTACTCCGAACTCGGCGACCCGACCACCCTCACCGTGGGCAAGGACTCCACCAGCTCGGCGAAGAAGGCCTACCTCAACTACCGCTACGAAACCGGCACCCGCCGCCTGACCAAGTCCTACGTCACCGACGACACCCACGGCTACATGCCGCAGGACCTCACCTTCACCCGCGACGACGCCGGCAACGTCAACTCCGTAAGTGATGCCAGCACCCTCGGCGGCACCAGCCAATCAGACAACCAGTGCTTCACCTACGACGGCTACAGCCGCCTCACCGAAGCCTGGACCCCCAAAACCCCCGACTGCGCCAGCACCGGACGCACCACCGCCAACCTCGGCGGCGCCGCCCCCTACTGGACCTCCTACACCTACACCACCGCCGGCCAGCGCAACACAGAAACCCACCACCTGACCACCGGCGACCAGACCACCACCTACGCCTACGGCACCCCCACCGGCCAGCCACACCCCCTCGACCGCACCACCGGCGCCAAGAACGCCACCTACAGCTACGACAAAACCGGCAACACCACCGGCCGCCCCGGCGCCACCGGCACCCAGACCCTCACCTGGAACAGCGAAGGCAAACTCGCCAGCCTCACCGAGCAAACCAAACAGACCAACTACCTCTACGACGCCAACGGCAGCCTCCTCATCCGCCGCGCCACCGGCGACGGCGACACCGTCCTCTACCTCGGCGACACAGAAGTCCGCCTCACCACCCAGGGCAGCACCAAAACCCTCACCGGCACCCGCTACTACAGCGCAGGCGGACAGACCATCGCCGTCCGCACCGCCGCAGCCGGCACCACGAAACTCTCTTTCCTCGCCACCGACCCCCACGGCACCGCCACCGTCGCCCTCGACGCCACCACCTGGGCCATCACCAAGCGCTACACCACACCCTTCGGAGCCGCCCGCGGAACGGCCCCCAGTTCCTGGCCTGACGACAAACGCTTCCTCGGCAAACCAGCGGATGATGCAACTGGACTGACCCACATCGGAGCACGGGAATACGACCCGGGAATCGGCCAATTCCTCAGCGTCGACCCGATCCTCGCAACAGGCGCACCGCAGTCCCTCAACGGGTACTCCTACGCGAGTAACAGCCCCATCACCAACGCAGACCCCACAGGCCTGTGTGCACACCTCGACTGCCCCACCCGCCCGAGTCCCGACCACCAGAACACCACCCCCGGCCACGTGCCGGGCAAGCCCACCAAGTCCGCCAATACGGTTTACGCGGAGAACGGCGAGAGTTACAACAGCTCACACGATTCGTCCAGCAGCGGAACTGCCCAAGGTGGCACCAAAGGGCTAAAGATTGGGCCCAGTGACACCGCAGGGGGGTGCGGATCCTGGGGCTTCCTTTCAGCGGTCTGCAATGACGTTGGGGAGACGTTTTACGGAGCTATTAGTAACGTTCCGTACACGGCTGAGCTGGCAGGTTGGCTCTTTGACGGAGACTGCCGAAATGGTGGCGCCGGGTCACCCGGTTGTGACTACGGGGCTCAGTTCGACAACTGGATAGCGAGTCACGGCTATGACATTTCCAGTGACCCCTACCAAGTTCCTAGTGCCGTCGCAGCAATATTTGGCATGCGCCATGGGGGTCTGAGGCATGGACCTAAGGGAATCAGGCTCGACCGGCACGGTCGTCTGACCAACGGTAAGTACACTGTAGAGAATGAGTTGATGGCGAAGCACTTGCCTGGACGTGAAGCCGTCGCTGGCAGAAGTGTCTTCCTCAAAGGTGTAGACGCAGAGAAGGCGACGCTTGACGCGGCAGCCTATGCAGATAAGCATGATCTTTGGACGGGGGATGCACGTCAAAAGGCGAAGGTTTACGTGGAGAATGGTCCGGTGGGAGTAGTCGGAAGAACCGGAGAGCTTACCAGTTATATCAACGTCTACAGAAAAATACCCAAACAAGGTGTGACCATTGTCCACGGTTCCCCAGGAGGTGCGCCCTGA
- the cas2e gene encoding type I-E CRISPR-associated endoribonuclease Cas2e: MTVIVLTNCPPGLRGYLTRWLLEISPGVFLGNPSARIRDLLWDEVRTYADQGRALLAHTTDTEQGFTFRTHDHAWHPLDHEGLTLIHRPHKKPAEKAPPALPPGWSKAAKRRRFRG, translated from the coding sequence GTGACCGTCATCGTCCTCACCAACTGCCCACCGGGCCTGCGTGGCTATCTCACCCGCTGGCTCCTGGAGATCTCACCCGGCGTCTTCCTCGGCAACCCCTCGGCCCGCATCCGCGACCTGCTCTGGGACGAAGTCCGCACCTACGCCGACCAGGGCCGAGCCCTCCTCGCCCACACCACCGACACCGAGCAGGGCTTCACCTTCCGCACCCACGACCACGCCTGGCACCCCCTCGACCACGAAGGACTCACCCTGATCCACCGACCCCACAAAAAGCCTGCCGAAAAGGCTCCTCCGGCCCTTCCCCCTGGCTGGAGCAAGGCCGCGAAGCGGAGACGCTTCCGCGGATAG
- a CDS encoding helicase associated domain-containing protein, translating to MKPERGKLASLVVPVFVGPGEDPNELLTSDAYGTLTKVLGALRAHDSDTIEALADPRLRNSRSAIETDGADGVEEGAEQGLDEDVDGRVSVSARAAGVLRFSEERDPAVLTQFVQLRVIDPERAYWRRGIEAATRWLRETGENELRVPFTYVTPEDWSSVGSHPLGAWIADQRRYYAAGTLEASRVAELETLGMVWSVHASAWDAGLDVARNYAAIHSHCLPAATAVWDSFPLGAWLKNQRAMARKTRENAVRRAGGETGVPYAGELSHARMEALDEVDPGWCPEWEIGWQRCLRLALTHVKNGGTLPAGPGEVVMQGEDLGTWIAVQRAGWDKLAPAQQYLLETLGIEPPSEGEVLARVSQDARWEANLAAARQFHAREGHLRVPRQHVETIQGTPIRLGAFLDNTRRRAPKLSEQRRNDLDELGMRW from the coding sequence TTGAAGCCGGAGCGGGGGAAGCTGGCTTCGCTGGTCGTTCCGGTATTCGTCGGGCCGGGTGAAGATCCGAATGAATTGCTGACTTCGGATGCGTACGGGACCCTGACGAAGGTGCTTGGAGCTCTGCGGGCGCACGACTCGGACACCATCGAAGCGCTCGCCGATCCCCGTCTGCGCAACAGCCGTTCAGCCATCGAGACGGACGGCGCGGACGGTGTGGAGGAGGGTGCGGAGCAGGGCCTGGACGAGGACGTCGACGGTCGGGTGTCGGTGTCTGCGCGGGCGGCGGGGGTGCTGCGGTTTAGCGAGGAACGCGACCCCGCCGTGCTCACCCAGTTCGTGCAGCTACGGGTCATCGACCCGGAACGGGCGTACTGGCGGCGCGGCATCGAGGCAGCCACACGGTGGCTGCGCGAGACCGGCGAGAATGAGTTGCGGGTGCCGTTCACGTACGTCACCCCGGAAGACTGGTCGTCGGTCGGATCGCATCCACTCGGGGCGTGGATCGCGGATCAGCGCCGGTACTACGCGGCCGGCACCCTGGAAGCCTCGCGGGTTGCCGAGCTGGAGACGCTGGGCATGGTCTGGTCCGTCCACGCCTCCGCATGGGACGCCGGCCTCGACGTCGCCCGCAACTACGCCGCAATCCACTCCCACTGCCTGCCAGCAGCAACCGCCGTATGGGACTCCTTCCCCCTCGGGGCGTGGTTGAAAAATCAGCGTGCGATGGCCCGGAAGACCCGTGAGAACGCCGTACGCCGCGCAGGCGGGGAAACCGGCGTCCCCTACGCCGGGGAGCTGTCACACGCGCGTATGGAAGCGTTGGACGAGGTGGATCCCGGGTGGTGCCCGGAATGGGAGATCGGATGGCAGCGCTGTCTTCGGCTGGCGCTCACGCACGTGAAGAACGGCGGCACTCTCCCGGCCGGGCCAGGCGAGGTGGTGATGCAGGGCGAAGACCTCGGGACTTGGATCGCCGTGCAGCGTGCCGGGTGGGACAAGCTGGCCCCCGCACAGCAGTACCTACTCGAGACGCTGGGGATCGAACCCCCGAGTGAGGGTGAGGTGCTGGCGCGGGTGTCGCAGGATGCGCGCTGGGAGGCCAACCTTGCGGCCGCACGCCAGTTCCACGCCCGCGAAGGGCACCTGCGGGTACCCCGCCAGCACGTCGAGACCATCCAGGGCACGCCCATACGACTCGGCGCCTTCCTCGACAACACCCGCCGACGCGCCCCGAAGCTGAGCGAGCAGCGCCGCAACGACCTCGATGAGTTGGGCATGCGCTGGTAG
- a CDS encoding DEAD/DEAH box helicase family protein: MIAATGSGKTLIGAESARRLSARRVLVLVPTLDLLTQMAGAWRRAGRSGAMVGVCSLRAEESQGLPCTTDPVELVSWVGGLETVTVFATYASVGLGVLQRAHAAGLEVWSLMVVDEAHRTSGDGLKPWAAVHDQAQLPAERRLYMTATARVWEAEGERPRLVASMEDDSPVFGPVAYRLTLSEAIGRGIVAPYQVLCLDIRDPGLYAALASEDTGSDAVRGARLAAVQAGLMHAASEERFRRVLSFHSRVQEAEAMAVSVPVVAARLAEDDPDRYPSAGQVWADWLYGEHAPGHRRNVLDEFASDFLGGPDFEGRNVRAELRVLSSVRVLGEGVDTAECDAVLFSDARGSMVDIVQMVGVRCG, encoded by the coding sequence GTGATCGCCGCTACCGGATCCGGTAAAACCCTCATCGGAGCAGAATCCGCGCGTCGGCTTTCCGCGCGTCGCGTGCTGGTTTTGGTGCCGACGCTGGACCTGCTGACGCAGATGGCCGGCGCGTGGCGTCGGGCGGGTCGGTCCGGGGCGATGGTCGGGGTGTGCTCGTTGCGGGCTGAGGAGAGTCAGGGTCTGCCCTGCACGACTGATCCTGTCGAACTGGTCTCCTGGGTGGGTGGTTTGGAGACCGTGACGGTGTTCGCGACGTACGCGTCCGTCGGCCTGGGTGTCCTTCAGCGTGCGCACGCGGCTGGCCTGGAGGTGTGGAGCCTCATGGTCGTGGACGAGGCGCACCGGACGAGTGGTGATGGCTTGAAGCCGTGGGCGGCTGTGCACGACCAGGCGCAGCTGCCCGCGGAGCGTCGGCTGTATATGACGGCGACTGCGCGGGTGTGGGAGGCGGAGGGTGAGCGGCCGCGGTTGGTGGCGTCGATGGAGGACGACTCGCCGGTGTTCGGGCCGGTGGCTTACCGGTTGACGTTGTCGGAGGCGATCGGTCGGGGGATTGTGGCGCCGTATCAGGTGCTGTGTCTCGACATCCGTGATCCCGGCCTGTACGCGGCGCTGGCCAGTGAGGACACCGGGTCCGATGCGGTGCGCGGGGCGCGCTTGGCGGCTGTTCAGGCCGGGTTGATGCATGCTGCGTCGGAGGAGCGGTTCCGTCGGGTGCTGTCGTTTCACAGTCGGGTTCAGGAGGCTGAGGCGATGGCGGTGTCGGTGCCGGTGGTCGCGGCCCGGCTCGCCGAGGACGACCCGGACCGGTATCCGTCTGCCGGGCAGGTGTGGGCGGACTGGCTCTACGGTGAACACGCTCCCGGCCACCGGCGTAACGTGCTCGATGAGTTCGCCTCGGACTTCCTCGGAGGACCTGATTTCGAGGGCCGTAATGTGCGTGCGGAATTGCGGGTGTTGAGTTCCGTTAGGGTTCTCGGGGAAGGTGTCGATACCGCTGAATGTGACGCCGTCCTTTTCTCCGATGCGCGGGGCAGCATGGTGGATATTGTGCAGATGGTGGGGGTGCGCTGCGGTTGA
- a CDS encoding Mu transposase C-terminal domain-containing protein has translation MVGGDASETVAALGTGDDGLGRHRDELRVAAVAQLLRLRAAGELTTAHVRLVADAVGVHKRTVWSWLAQAEETGSAEKPERRRFRVTEEVIDVLADYQGNVKRAHERLVEMAVAAGRKPPGLTTLHDAIARDLDPGFMAGLREGIPAARGFDPCFQRPAVARNEVWEGDHKQAETVVLMPDGKTSRVWVTWFEDRGTGHVMGWAVTAGSAHRGSVLAAVRMAVLREEPYGPAGGLPYLVRVDGGADFLSKTVRRAFGLLGVPVHRVRSARHKGGVERLNRTSMTRFFADLPRYTKAPRLDHRRRLGDSDPPLTFEAFVGLLGEWVHKHNTVHVIERTGMTPLEAWQADPTEIRPEPRACELRAFMLESDHRVRKITSHGVEFGGRAYMPENGVGRIGLEVRVRWMPHHTHEIDLYTFRGNRYLGRAFLSNEAGEELRAKVLRERDEHSKSLRRALQRSGERRRERHLPSTRPEVPIRALRMTEQEARAELDGTKAPATPRRRAQPYRPLTPVPATWKRPGQDLNHTASKDDAS, from the coding sequence ATGGTGGGCGGCGACGCTTCTGAGACCGTGGCCGCTTTGGGGACCGGGGATGACGGTTTGGGGCGGCATCGGGATGAGCTGAGGGTTGCGGCGGTGGCTCAGCTGCTGCGGCTGCGGGCCGCGGGGGAGTTGACGACGGCGCATGTGCGGCTGGTCGCCGACGCGGTGGGCGTGCACAAGAGGACGGTGTGGAGCTGGCTGGCCCAAGCGGAGGAGACCGGATCCGCGGAGAAGCCGGAACGCCGCCGTTTCCGGGTCACCGAGGAGGTCATCGATGTCCTTGCCGACTATCAGGGCAACGTGAAGCGCGCTCACGAGCGTTTGGTCGAGATGGCGGTGGCTGCGGGCCGCAAGCCGCCGGGGCTGACGACGCTGCACGATGCGATCGCGCGGGATCTTGATCCGGGTTTCATGGCGGGCCTGCGCGAGGGGATCCCGGCGGCCCGCGGTTTCGATCCCTGCTTTCAGCGGCCGGCGGTGGCGCGGAACGAGGTGTGGGAGGGGGATCACAAACAGGCCGAGACCGTGGTGTTGATGCCGGACGGGAAGACGTCGAGGGTGTGGGTGACGTGGTTCGAGGACCGCGGTACTGGCCATGTGATGGGCTGGGCGGTCACCGCCGGCTCCGCGCACCGGGGTTCGGTCCTGGCGGCGGTGCGTATGGCGGTGCTGCGCGAGGAGCCCTATGGTCCGGCCGGCGGTCTGCCCTATCTGGTGCGCGTGGATGGCGGTGCCGACTTCCTGTCCAAAACGGTCCGACGGGCCTTCGGTCTGCTCGGTGTCCCTGTGCACCGTGTGCGCAGTGCCCGGCACAAGGGCGGTGTCGAGCGGCTGAACCGTACGAGCATGACGCGTTTCTTCGCTGATCTGCCCCGTTACACGAAGGCGCCCCGGCTCGATCACCGCCGCCGTCTGGGTGATTCGGATCCGCCGCTGACGTTCGAGGCGTTCGTGGGCCTGTTGGGGGAGTGGGTTCACAAGCACAACACCGTGCATGTCATCGAGCGCACGGGGATGACGCCGCTTGAGGCCTGGCAGGCGGATCCCACTGAGATCCGGCCCGAGCCGCGCGCCTGCGAGCTGCGTGCCTTCATGCTGGAGAGCGACCACAGGGTCCGCAAGATCACCAGCCATGGGGTGGAGTTCGGGGGCCGCGCCTATATGCCGGAGAACGGGGTGGGCCGGATCGGGCTCGAGGTGCGGGTGCGGTGGATGCCGCATCACACCCACGAGATCGACCTGTACACCTTTCGCGGCAACCGCTACCTGGGCCGGGCCTTCCTCAGCAACGAGGCCGGCGAGGAACTGCGCGCCAAGGTGCTCCGCGAGCGGGACGAGCACAGCAAAAGCCTGCGACGTGCCCTGCAACGCTCCGGCGAGCGCCGGCGGGAACGCCACCTGCCGTCCACCCGGCCCGAGGTGCCCATCCGTGCCCTGCGCATGACCGAGCAGGAGGCCCGCGCCGAACTCGACGGCACGAAGGCGCCCGCCACGCCGCGGCGCCGCGCCCAGCCGTACCGGCCCCTGACCCCCGTTCCGGCGACGTGGAAACGACCCGGCCAAGACCTCAACCACACCGCATCCAAGGACGACGCCTCGTGA